The Sesamum indicum cultivar Zhongzhi No. 13 linkage group LG9, S_indicum_v1.0, whole genome shotgun sequence genome segment aatcaagacAAGTACTTAAAAGAGCAAAATATGAAGCGAAAAGACTAAGAAGATATACCTTGACCAAGTATGTAGATATCATCCTTTCAGGCTCCTCTTGAGTAATGGATGCAAGAAGGCGTTTATCCCCCGAAGTAAGCATCCCCCTCATAAGCTCAACCACCATGGGGGAGTCCTTCTCCTTCTCTTGCTCCAAGGATGGGCGAGTGTACAAGCTGTTTGAGGAAGTGCGAAAAGATTTGAAGGGGACACCCCCCTCATCCCGAAGGGAGAAGGGGGAGGAGGTGTGCGGAATGTCTTGCAGAGCTGGTCGGAGGAGTGTCCAAAGGCTCATCTTGGTTTTCTTGGAAGAGGTCCCAAGCGTGGTCCCTGGAGCTAATGGAGCATGCCGCTTTCCTTTGGATTTACTGGAGGTCGAAGTCCCCTTAGAAGACCTGGATGGAGGGTTCCTTGCTGCATGCCCTCCCAAGACATTATCATGCATCAATTTGCTAAATATGATATCCGTTgtcaaagaaaaaagtgaaagaTGGTTATACTCATACcgggataaaaaatatcaaaattaagaagaaTATCAAACACCCAAGGGCTCCACCCGAGGTCTCAGGCCAAAATGTCCTAGGAGCCGCGTCAATCAAGGCTCGACAATCATAGGGTTTCTCATTAAACTCCTCCAACAAAGAGGAGAGGGCAACCGTCTTTTCACTAACATTTATAGCAGGAGGAGGGTTGTGTATCCAACAATCTGAAAAAGTCCAGGAACGAGGAGgtaatatatagaaaagacTATTCTTCTAGCGCTTTGGGAGACTGGGGACAGGCAAGGACACCCCTCGACAaggggaaaaacaaaaaacaccaATCTCCATACATTTTAAGTGAAAACATTGGGTGAAAGCTTTTAGGGACTAATTGATTTAAAGTCACTTGAAAAAAACGAGGAACATTGGCGTAAAAAGAAGGGATGGAAAAACGTAGACCTAACCCCAATTGTGAAGAAAAGAAGCTTAAGCAGTTTGGAGGGGAGGGGGAGAATGGGGACGACTAGTGGGTGAGGGGACATAAATAGTGAATGATGAAGGGACATGAAATTCCTTTCCTAACTGGAGGATGGTGCCGAGTTTAAGACAGGAAGGCCCCAGTCCGCTGGCGACAGGGACGTCTCCCTTTCCTCTTCTCCAGGGAAGGACCCCTCTTCCTCATTACCCCCATCTCCTCCTACTCGGAGGCCTCATCCAACAAATGATGGGCGGTAGGCAAGCTCCACCGTCAGCCACTTGAGGGTTTAGATGAGCTAGGGCCCATTCTCCTCAAAGTCGCCACCAAGGATCATCGCCTGGAAGAGTTTCCCTTACGAACCTAACTGACTCATCGGAGAAAGTCATGAAtgcacaaaaagaaaatatgatgagGATGAAAGAGCTAAGGATGAAGATGGAAAAGTAGCACTTACAGACTTGGTAGAAAAGAGTAATCTCCAAAACTCGTAAAGTGGAAGGATGAGGAAGAGATGGGGGGATTATGCCTTGAATTTAGGAGAGTGGAAGAAGTTACCTCCCACGTTCACCTTTGTAACCGATTTCCACTGGACGGTTACAAAGGAGGGCAGGCGCTTGTAAGGGCGGTTATCAAATGCCCCCCCAGGGCAACAGTCATGATGGTTAGATTTAACCTTAGCCATCATTTCAACACTGACAAAGATACAGAGAGCGAAACTCAATACTTcaaaaagaagagggaaaaGAACAGAGATGGGGGACAATTGAGAATTACGGTCCTCTTGAGATAGTACAAAGAAGGCTCCCTCACATATGAAGGATCTCCTACTCTAAGAAGGAGTCCACGAGCACCCTCTTCCTTAGATGGGGGGACTGAATGATGCACATGGCCCATGGAGACCCAGCCCAAGAAGAACAACAAGGTTCAAGGCCACTCAATGTACGACTCAACGGCCCAGGAGACCCCCTAGCCCGAGATGGAAGACGAAGGCCCAAGGTATTCCTGTAccatattcataatataaccCAAGAGGGAGGATCAGCTCAAAGGCCCACATTTGGCAATCTCCACGTGACAGGTGGCTAGCATTCTAGTTGGCCGCCACATCAAACCACGTCAGGCCTAGAGACACAATGCGGATAAGGGAGAATTCCATAAAGACCAGGATTCCTCGGCAACTAGGACTCCTGGGCAATTGAGACTCCCTGTTTGCGAGGGGTCTCCCCTAACCAGAAGATACATGATTATGGACACAGATAAAGGCAAAGCATGACTTATCTAACCACTCTTATCCTTTGCCCctgagaaggaagaaaagagTACAGACCCCCAACAGCACCCCTCTATAAATGCAGGTTTGGTCCCTGGGACTAGGGACACTCTATCTCTCGACTTTCAAGCACTATTATTAACATTCATACAGCACTCTTTCGTGAAATTGACATACTATCTCTCATAATCTGGTCATCATATCTTGATCTCTCACtatgttttagtttttgtatttatctatTCTTAAACCCAGTACTAACTTGGACATCAAAGTGCTAACGTGTTATCTTATAGGTTCCCTTTCTTAGGATCTTATACTCGTTGACCCAGATCCAAAAGTAGTAGTTCAAGTTTGATAGACCTGTACTACTTTTAcatgcatcaatttttatatttatttgagaatatatatttgtaccaAGATTATGTGCaagtatttggataattttattatatgtttactaattataatactactaaactaatattagacatataataaaaataatatgaaattgtaTATTCCTAacattagattaatttaatgtaatatgctttttaattttataattaattaattaatattattaatatatattttttatattaattattgattttttaaattagaaatatgtttttatcaaataaaaaataaatctcgtttttaatctaatataattaataaattattatttttttaaaaaaaataagctcgactttaaaattatgtacttGAGTATAAAACATTTGAGCTTGTTGAACTAAGAAATTTAATCATATGCAATAAGTGAATTGGAAGCATTATTGATTGATGTGTTGTGTTTGCTAGGGGTACAAGTGGTGGACTTCCCCCTTTCCCACATTTATTGTTTTCCAACCCAACCCACCCTATCCATATCCCGCAAGTTACGGTACGATTTGAATTAGACCAATCGGTTGGACAATTTGGTTGAACACCcctaatccaaacatatttcTATTTCTATCACACATTTATCTATCAGCCTTCCATTCCCCTCCACCCTCCAAGTTAGAAGCCATGCCTCAAATCAATCACACTATGAAGTATAACTCTATTTTTAAGTCATAATGATGGACAAATCAAATACAGACCACAACTTCCACTTCGACATTCCTAAGGAAGACCATGATTTAAACTTGGTAAATTCCACAGTTGTCACTTTACAGTAATAAAATGAAGCATACAGTACAGGCTATGACATGCAGCCTATAACAGAATTCCTACTTCCCACAACCAAAAGATCGGTACAGAAATAGCCACATAATTGTTATCCAtatataagaacaaaaaaaattgcctCTCCTGTCCTTGATGTGAGTTACCAATTTGAACAAGGAGAAGAGGAATGCAGTAAACGGAGACAGCAGAGGTATATTACATTATTGCTCAAGGTTGATTCCTGCTCCaccacattttatttttccagaCACGCTGAATCAGCCTCTTACTTCGGTCTTCTTCTGTAGGGATACAGTATGTCATCAAGACTCTGTTTTATTTGATTCCCGACTTTACGTATGTTCTTGACTACGCCGTTTGCAACCAGGTTCGCATTTCGAGTAAACCTGCATTAGAAAAGAAGAGATATTCTGGTAGAACTCAATAATTAGAACGTAGACAAGCACAAGAAAAGGTTCCGTTAAAGTCACTTGGAAGTAAATAAAGCTGGACGCAGTTGTTTCAGGTCAAGCTTCATTGAATAGTGAGTTAGAAGCCAGCaatatttttcagtttgagTTGAACTAGTCGATAATTCTATTACGATGGTTGTTGTAAAATaggattttgttgaaattgtaATACTGCATTCAGGCTCAAGGTAAGAGCGAAGACTAGCATATAATTATGTGACTAAATACATTGGATATTTCTTGAACATTATTTAAACACGAAAGCCCATTCAAGATAGAAATGCTGGCAACAAGAGTTACAAGACTATGATATGCTCAAACCTGGTAGACAGCTACAAGATGGtaatataattgcaaaatGGAACATATAGGAGCTTGCCTGCTAAAAAACTCATCCCCCGTTGGATTAGTTGGTTTAGGTAATCGATGCTGAGGCAATCCATTGCCATCTGAGAGAAGCAATAACATAGATTATTTGAAGTTTTGCTCCAAGGTGTATCACAAAATAACCGTCGTAACTTCAAGAAGCAGCTCTAACTGGACCTTAAGCAAATAAATATCCTAGATGTATTCTATTACAGggatattattttcattgttcGAGAGATGtaattcaaaatacaaaagacTCTTTTACTAGTACTTCAAACATGGTCATGCCAGTATTACATATGGAAAGAGCACATAtgcattaagaaaaaaagaaaaagggaaagaatTGAAAGACATTGTGCCTAGTGTGTTGGCATACACATGAAGCCCCTAAGTCAGTATTTAATCGAAAtagggggaaaaagaaaagtaaaaatcatGCATTATTTATCAGTACAAATTTCAGAAGGTGCAGACTAGAAGTGAAACAATAAATCAGCTTGATTATGCATTCAGTTTGAGAATAATCTTTATTAGAATAGACCAACAGATGGAAAATGACTGTAGAAGATTTTGCAAGTTGGGAAACCAGAccaataaattaatgttttcaCATTTGTTTCAAATAATCCGTACAACTACATTCATCATTAATCATGCCGTTCAATGATGATTGAAAACTTAAACTCactaagattttttttttactaagaAACCAATATCATGAGGCATGTTAAGCACGGCCAAGTCCTCATAATAATTTCTGTGGAAAACTCCAATAGATTACATATTTGACCTTGCATATTTTCGGTAATTATAGTTTGTTCTGTAACTTCCGTTTGTTTTCTTCCAACAATATTTTCACTACCCCTTTCTCAAAACAGCAGAACAAAAATACTAATACTCTTGCCTCACTAGTTCCATTcagttcattttctttttcaaatgatgGACCACCTAAGACGTCACCTAGTTTTTTTGAGTTCCAATTGACCTTCTTCTTGATACTAGCCTCGTGAATAGTAATCAATGAAGTGCTCCAACTAATCTGTGTCTTTAAGTCATGAATGAAGTTTGTAAATGACATTTCATCAATAAGAAACATAGAAGAGGATACCTTCTTTATTATGAATATGAGTAGAATCAGAAGCGTTAACTCTGCGATCCACTAAAACCTGCGTAAAAGGCTAAATAAAGTAAGTACCATTATATGTAGTAAGAAGAAGACACGAACAGCGCTCGCAAGACATGGTACTGATTGACATGAAAaagttgaaacaaaaaattatgataaccATCAAAATCCACTACTCTTTTGCATTCACCTATCACTAACCAATAACCTACATAGGGTAACTTATGAATGATCCTCTCTAACAACCAAAAtgagatatattaattatacacaaaGATATGGActttattttaagtatttgcATGTTTAAGTGAAAGAAACCAGTATGGTTTAGCCATGAACTCATGAACATGATCAATAACTTGAGTTACTCAACATGCTACCACTTAGAGAAGCATATGGATTTTGCGGTAAGTGTCTCAATCACTCAACAAAAGAGTATCTCAACTCAATCCAACAAAAGCTCAATGATTAGTAGAAGTGCTTTACCATGCAATTCTTCCCTAACCCACTACTATTCTTTCCCTTAATTAGAATTTCCTCAACATTCTTCCTTCAATCTGCAATTTGAACAAAACCTACTCACATACTTCCATCTCCTTGCCGCGATCTTGCTCCATGTTCCCAAAATTTCTTAAACTCTTTGCTCTTACTTGACCATCTAGTAGGCTCCTAAAGATTTTTCCATTCTCTTAATGTCAATTTTGATGGTAAATTAAAAGGCATGAACATAAAGTTTTCTTGGATAAAACATACACGGGACGAAATtactacaattttttttccttaaataaagagataaaaacTCACACAACTGTTTCACTACAATCTTCCCATGCTTCAAAGAAATCAAACCAAGCCAGATAAACAATGCACTCTGAAAACTAACCTCAAGTCCTACGCAAACTGGCAATTCTGTTTGAGTCTGTCGCCCCTTTGAGGCTTGTTCTTTATGGTCCGAGTAAAGAGAATAGCCGACGCAGGCATATCTAAAATCTGCTAGGTTTCTACCCTCTTTAGATGCTTCCATTTCAGATTGTCCGACCATATGTTGAGGTACTATTCATCAAAAGAAATCAAATCCACTTGCAACATTATCTCCGGTGATTAATAGGAGAAATGGAAGAATATGAAATGGAATAACTTGGGAAACACATTACGTACATTACTCAATATGCAATCAAGCACAAGCCATAAAGTTTGAATCATCTCCATGATTTTCTCATGCTGCATAGAGTTTCAAGCATCCACAACAAATGCAGTAGAAACTTTACAATCATGTTATAAACACAAAATGTAGCACACAGACATCAACATCACCCACTCTCTAACACCCAGGTATCTAGTAAAACGTCAATCAGAATCAggctttttattttctagcaTCTGTTCGATCAGATATATACTACTAGAAACACCCATGGTGGCCATAACTAATAAGCACATCTGTTGCCAAAAGAAAACACGAAAGCAAATATTCCAATCAATTGGGTCCGCATCTTCTTATTTCCATCAGAACTgtataaaaacacaaatattatatCCCACGCTAGGAGTTGCTATCTTTCTCTATATATGAAACCGCATCtacatagaaacaaaattcgAACGCCATAGAATttcgaaaagaaaaatcaaagaaacaaGGAGGAAAAACCCAAAAACAAGGCGATGAAACAAACCCACAATAAAAGGAATGGTGGGAATCCAAGACCTCAAACATCAGTTCGGCGTTAACCGCAAAACCCCCAAAGAAAATAGGCCAAGCTGCGAAAATCAAGAACACGATAAAAGCAGGGGAAATTAGGGTTACCACTGGGAAGGGAACGGGTAAGGCCAACGCATAGAGGGTTCCGAGAATCGGCCTTGAAACGTGACGAATAATAGAGACACCCTTTGCATGATTTCGCCTTGTTCCCATTACTAGTGGCATCTGCAGGATTGGTATTCTTTGTTAAGGATGAAGGAGATGCGCTGCGATCGTTTTGCTTCAGCTGATTTGAGTCCTCCGCCTTCGAATTGACAGAAGCGATGATTGATTCAGCGGTAGGGGATTCTGCCATTTCCGCGCGTGGGATTCTCTTCTCCTCTTCGCCCTTCATTCTCTCTTCCGCCATAACCAGCAGTACCTGTGGTGCACTTGATTTCTTGTGCTTTTTGTGAAGAACCAAAGATAGTTTTCTTGCTTCTCCACtccaactaattatatatacactagtAAGTGTGTCACATCTTATGGATgttcataaattttcataaaatattgaaaataaaatattttcttaaattatattaagttaaaaattatc includes the following:
- the LOC110012625 gene encoding uncharacterized protein LOC110012625, which gives rise to MHDNVLGGHAARNPPSRSSKGTSTSSKSKGKRHAPLAPGTTLGTSSKKTKMSLWTLLRPALQDIPHTSSPFSLRDEGGVPFKSFRTSSNSLYTRPSLEQEKEKDSPMVVELMRGMLTSGDKRLLASITQEEPERMISTYLVKATSLCEEFLCPQGAPPVSQGMPRGGNWRTRWSIGY
- the LOC105171105 gene encoding uncharacterized protein LOC105171105 isoform X1, which translates into the protein MAEERMKGEEEKRIPRAEMAESPTAESIIASVNSKAEDSNQLKQNDRSASPSSLTKNTNPADATSNGNKAKSCKGCLYYSSRFKADSRNPLCVGLTRSLPSVPQHMVGQSEMEASKEGRNLADFRYACVGYSLYSDHKEQASKGRQTQTELPVCVGLEVLVDRRVNASDSTHIHNKEDGNGLPQHRLPKPTNPTGDEFFSRFTRNANLVANGVVKNIRKVGNQIKQSLDDILYPYRRRPK
- the LOC105171105 gene encoding uncharacterized protein LOC105171105 isoform X2; the protein is MAEERMKGEEEKRIPRAEMAESPTAESIIASVNSKAEDSNQLKQNDRSASPSSLTKNTNPADATSNGNKAKSCKGCLYYSSRFKADSRNPLCVGLTRSLPSVPQHMVGQSEMEASKEGRNLADFRYACVGYSLYSDHKEQASKGRQTQTELPVCVGLEVLVDRRVNASDSTHIHNKEDGNGLPQHRLPKPTNPTGDEFFSRISLLF